A single genomic interval of Scyliorhinus canicula chromosome 15, sScyCan1.1, whole genome shotgun sequence harbors:
- the rsl1d1 gene encoding ribosomal L1 domain-containing protein 1 isoform X1: MAALDSEQVAKAVKALQAYVKKSKNDTKLFLNEDENIMLNVTVWKIPNREQTIRITLPHGIRSETMDVCLFTKDEPNMTADQTERFYKRLLSKHGVNITQIIPYKSLKTEYKPFEAKRRLLNRFDLFLADDRIRRLLPSHLGKHFYKSKKVPLSVNLASKNLAKDLNQRIQGTILPVNKKGSCYASRVAHTGMKMEEAVENVTAAVRVIAEKLPTQWKNVKILHLKTTTSVALPIYASGMQNLQELEGSLPKAPKKQHKTKKQKKATKVVNSGTATEVPSSAEATSVLVEAVKKAKKTKPSVANKQAAEEEIPQLVPIENQRPTKKAKLQRLNGKKDITPKAGGGNVTPLAEKPQQNPESQGLQTPATQGKRLQTPKRGAGKKGSSFERSAQKKTAQKPQQKSIGAPKPEKLVKSAAKTPKQKQKRKIPQSA; this comes from the exons atggcagcgctgGATTCCGAGCAG GTAGCTAAGGCTGTGAAGGCCCTACAGGCATATGTGAAGAAAAGTAAGAATGACACAAAGCTATTTCTGAATGAAGATGAGAATATTATGCTGAATGTTACAGTATGGAAGATTCCAAATCGGGAACAAACAATAAGAAT AACCCTGCCTCACGGAATTCGATCAGAGACCATGGATGTTTGTCTCTTCACTAAAGACGAACCAAACATGACAGCAGATCAGACAGAAAGATTTTACAAAAGGCTGCTCAGCAAGCATGGCGTGAATATAACCCAG ATCATCCCATATAAGTCACTGAAGACCGAATACAAACCATTCGAAGCAAAGAGACGTTTGTTGAACAGATTTGATCTGTTCCTGGCTGATGACCGAATAAGACGACTTTTACCCTCTCATTTAGGCAAACATTTTTACAAATCTAAAAA AGTACCTCTGTCAGTAAACCTGGCATCAAAGAATCTTGCAAAAGATCTGAACCAAAGAATCCAGGGTACGATCCTTCCTGTCAACAAAAAGGGCAGCTGTTA TGCTTCCCGTGTAGCGCATACAGGAATGAAGATGGAGGAAGCAGTGGAAAATGTTACTGCCGCTGTTCGTGTTATTGCCGAAAAGTTGCCCAcg CAATGGAAAAATGTGAAAATTCTTCACTTGAAAACGACCACTTCTGTTGCTCTTCCCATTTATGCATCTGGTATGCAGAATCTTCAAGAGTTAGAGGGAAGTCTTCCGAAGGCTCCCAAGAAACAGCACAAAACA AAAAAACAGAAGAAAGCAACAAAAGTTGTGAATTCCGGGACGGCAACAGAAGTGCCATCGTCGGCCGAGGCCACGAGTGTTCTTGTtgaggcagtcaagaaggcaaaaaAAACGAAGCCTTCTGTTGCCAATAAGCAAGCCGCAGAAGAAGAAATACCACAGCTAGTTCCCATTGAAAATCAAAGACCCACAAAGAAGGCAAAATTGCAA CGATTAAATGGGAAAAAGGACATTACACCAAAGGCAGGTGGTGGGAATGTGACTCCCCTGGCTGAGAAACCGCAACaaaatccagaaagtcaagggttGCAAACCCCAGCCACACAAGGGAAACGCCTTCAGACACCAAAACGGGGAGCGGGAAAAAAAGGTTCCTCATTCGAGAGGAGTGCACAGAAGAAAACTGCTCAAAAGCCTCAGCAAAagtcaatcggggcccccaaacCAGAGAAACTTGTAAAGTCGGCAGCGAAAACTCCCAAACAGAAACAAAAGCGAAAGATTCCGCAGTCTGCGTGA
- the rsl1d1 gene encoding ribosomal L1 domain-containing protein 1 isoform X2, translating to MAALDSEQVAKAVKALQAYVKKSKNDTKLFLNEDENIMLNVTVWKIPNREQTIRITLPHGIRSETMDVCLFTKDEPNMTADQTERFYKRLLSKHGVNITQIIPYKSLKTEYKPFEAKRRLLNRFDLFLADDRIRRLLPSHLGKHFYKSKKVPLSVNLASKNLAKDLNQRIQGTILPVNKKGSCYASRVAHTGMKMEEAVENVTAAVRVIAEKLPTQWKNVKILHLKTTTSVALPIYASGMQNLQELEGSLPKAPKKQHKTKKQKKATKVVNSGTATEVPSSAEATSVLVEAVKKAKKTKPSVANKQAAEEEIPQLVPIENQRPTKKAKLQFLARGLDIDLFLGLGLDDGYLVAKEKYSRCWKSEIRINRSGSVCGDE from the exons atggcagcgctgGATTCCGAGCAG GTAGCTAAGGCTGTGAAGGCCCTACAGGCATATGTGAAGAAAAGTAAGAATGACACAAAGCTATTTCTGAATGAAGATGAGAATATTATGCTGAATGTTACAGTATGGAAGATTCCAAATCGGGAACAAACAATAAGAAT AACCCTGCCTCACGGAATTCGATCAGAGACCATGGATGTTTGTCTCTTCACTAAAGACGAACCAAACATGACAGCAGATCAGACAGAAAGATTTTACAAAAGGCTGCTCAGCAAGCATGGCGTGAATATAACCCAG ATCATCCCATATAAGTCACTGAAGACCGAATACAAACCATTCGAAGCAAAGAGACGTTTGTTGAACAGATTTGATCTGTTCCTGGCTGATGACCGAATAAGACGACTTTTACCCTCTCATTTAGGCAAACATTTTTACAAATCTAAAAA AGTACCTCTGTCAGTAAACCTGGCATCAAAGAATCTTGCAAAAGATCTGAACCAAAGAATCCAGGGTACGATCCTTCCTGTCAACAAAAAGGGCAGCTGTTA TGCTTCCCGTGTAGCGCATACAGGAATGAAGATGGAGGAAGCAGTGGAAAATGTTACTGCCGCTGTTCGTGTTATTGCCGAAAAGTTGCCCAcg CAATGGAAAAATGTGAAAATTCTTCACTTGAAAACGACCACTTCTGTTGCTCTTCCCATTTATGCATCTGGTATGCAGAATCTTCAAGAGTTAGAGGGAAGTCTTCCGAAGGCTCCCAAGAAACAGCACAAAACA AAAAAACAGAAGAAAGCAACAAAAGTTGTGAATTCCGGGACGGCAACAGAAGTGCCATCGTCGGCCGAGGCCACGAGTGTTCTTGTtgaggcagtcaagaaggcaaaaaAAACGAAGCCTTCTGTTGCCAATAAGCAAGCCGCAGAAGAAGAAATACCACAGCTAGTTCCCATTGAAAATCAAAGACCCACAAAGAAGGCAAAATTGCAA TTTCTAGCCAGAGGACTGGACATTGACCTGTTTCTGGGCCTGGGGCTGGATGACGGGTACTTGGTTGCAAAAGAAAAATActccaggtgctggaaatctgaaataagaataaacaggtctggcagcgtctgtggagatgAATAG